The following proteins are co-located in the Billgrantia tianxiuensis genome:
- a CDS encoding glycosyltransferase family 32 protein codes for MNNFGVLAFARMVKLLANVTKLASYGFHFLFPNKRFTIPERAAPWWRSKRAAEAKVPRILWQTNFTDKATLPVYLNYLFNRLMAPSFEYRFVITEARAAFIEQNYPADIFEAYSRLQVGAAQADFWRVLVLQRHGGVYMDIDGHAVWPLARIVKPEIGELYVTTRRGISAITLSPASPTIRI; via the coding sequence GTGAACAACTTTGGCGTACTGGCCTTTGCCAGGATGGTGAAACTGCTGGCCAACGTGACCAAGCTGGCTTCCTACGGCTTCCATTTTCTCTTTCCCAACAAGCGCTTCACCATTCCCGAGCGTGCCGCTCCCTGGTGGAGGTCGAAGCGCGCGGCCGAGGCCAAGGTGCCACGCATCCTGTGGCAGACCAACTTCACCGACAAGGCTACGCTACCGGTCTACCTGAACTATCTGTTCAACCGGCTGATGGCGCCGAGCTTCGAATATCGCTTCGTGATCACCGAGGCACGGGCCGCGTTCATCGAGCAGAATTACCCGGCGGATATCTTTGAAGCCTACTCACGCTTGCAGGTGGGCGCGGCCCAGGCCGATTTCTGGCGCGTGCTGGTGCTGCAGCGGCACGGCGGGGTCTACATGGATATCGACGGCCACGCGGTGTGGCCGTTGGCACGGATCGTCAAACCCGAGATCGGTGAGCTTTACGTGACGACCCGGCGAGGGATATCAGCAATTACTTTATCGCCAGCAAGCCCGACAATCCGCATCTGA
- a CDS encoding NAD(P)/FAD-dependent oxidoreductase — MVELTGRNADVVFELIQRHGIDCEASRNGWIQPAATHASLKVIEARARQWADHGVDVSWLDRAACAERLGSEAYLGAWLDPRAGGLNPLAYARGLATAAEAAGARLFERSPVQGLDAQSGRWVVEVQGGARIDAGQVLLCTNGYSGGLQPGLARSVIAANSYQIATRPLTDTEAQGILPGAKSSRMPASCCSTFGGTPAAGC, encoded by the coding sequence ATGGTCGAACTCACCGGACGCAATGCCGATGTGGTGTTCGAACTGATCCAGCGCCACGGTATCGACTGCGAGGCCAGCCGTAACGGCTGGATCCAGCCGGCCGCCACGCATGCCAGTTTGAAGGTGATCGAGGCACGCGCCCGCCAGTGGGCCGACCACGGCGTCGACGTAAGCTGGCTCGACCGAGCGGCATGCGCCGAGCGCCTGGGCAGCGAGGCATATCTCGGCGCCTGGCTGGACCCGCGTGCCGGCGGCCTCAATCCACTGGCCTACGCACGCGGCCTGGCAACGGCCGCCGAGGCAGCCGGCGCACGGCTCTTCGAGCGCTCTCCAGTACAGGGGCTGGATGCCCAGTCAGGCCGATGGGTGGTCGAGGTGCAGGGTGGCGCCAGAATCGACGCCGGCCAGGTGCTGTTATGCACCAATGGCTATTCGGGAGGATTGCAGCCCGGGCTGGCAAGAAGCGTAATAGCCGCCAACAGCTACCAGATCGCCACGCGACCGCTCACCGACACGGAAGCGCAAGGCATACTGCCGGGGGCGAAGTCGTCTCGGATGCCCGCAAGCTGCTGCTCTACTTTCGGCGGGACGCCAGCGGCCGGTTGCTGA
- a CDS encoding glycosyltransferase family 9 protein, which translates to MLLERLPGHDVCVLSAPGKQQEVEALCQQWSERVFSLPDTQSVYDNIALIAHADALVSGITATVHIADGLGVPSFVLFPYDPADRDDWHSRHPLSVNMLAQPSEPLDVNQLDWDEVKKQLSWFTSELGVSKLDHSSPEP; encoded by the coding sequence ATGCTGCTTGAACGACTGCCTGGGCACGACGTATGCGTATTATCCGCTCCCGGCAAGCAGCAGGAGGTCGAGGCACTGTGTCAACAATGGAGTGAGCGAGTCTTTTCGTTGCCCGACACGCAGAGCGTCTATGACAATATCGCGCTTATCGCCCATGCCGATGCCCTGGTGTCGGGTATAACTGCTACGGTTCACATAGCTGATGGCTTGGGTGTGCCCTCCTTTGTGCTGTTCCCCTATGATCCGGCCGATCGCGACGATTGGCACAGCCGGCACCCGCTGTCGGTTAATATGTTGGCACAGCCTAGCGAGCCGCTGGATGTCAATCAGTTAGACTGGGATGAGGTGAAAAAACAGTTGAGCTGGTTTACTAGTGAGCTGGGAGTTTCGAAACTAGATCATAGCTCTCCGGAACCGTGA
- a CDS encoding lipopolysaccharide kinase InaA family protein yields MKITAVEIAGRRRNYLLFESGRMRLPLSLSKDDRSRLMEGMASSEFYFDKTTGVLAKVKSDKYRWQQRPVRWFLRDFIDKRIFWQFEARKEVRSKKILQQAGLNTPRCLAWGLSLNPFNHQGSLLLIEHVDGVMTGEQYFAGLGEYQREGFLASLCDDLMKLAAAGYVHRDLHMNNFLCTATGEIIWIDTHVKPLPINKRAKWRALYRSISQRHLLDSHYRESLHRYLKRRWRSA; encoded by the coding sequence GTGAAGATCACTGCGGTGGAAATTGCCGGCCGCAGGCGGAACTACCTGTTGTTCGAAAGCGGGCGAATGCGCCTACCACTGAGCTTGAGCAAGGACGACCGGTCCCGCCTGATGGAGGGAATGGCAAGCAGCGAGTTCTATTTCGACAAGACGACGGGCGTGCTGGCCAAGGTCAAGAGCGACAAATATCGCTGGCAGCAAAGACCCGTGCGCTGGTTTCTGCGCGATTTCATCGACAAGCGTATCTTCTGGCAGTTCGAGGCGCGCAAGGAAGTTCGTAGCAAGAAGATTCTGCAGCAGGCGGGGCTGAACACGCCGCGTTGTCTGGCCTGGGGCTTGTCGCTGAATCCGTTTAATCATCAGGGTTCGTTATTACTGATCGAGCATGTCGATGGGGTAATGACGGGCGAGCAGTATTTTGCGGGCTTGGGCGAATATCAGCGCGAGGGTTTTCTCGCCAGCCTGTGCGATGACCTGATGAAGTTGGCCGCTGCCGGCTATGTGCACCGCGACCTGCACATGAACAATTTCCTGTGCACTGCCACGGGTGAGATCATCTGGATCGATACCCACGTCAAACCGCTGCCAATCAACAAGCGTGCCAAGTGGCGCGCGCTTTATCGTTCGATAAGCCAGCGGCACCTGCTCGATTCGCACTATCGCGAATCGCTGCATCGCTATTTGAAGCGGCGCTGGCGCTCGGCGTGA
- a CDS encoding NAD-dependent epimerase/dehydratase family protein, with protein sequence MPNAASGALGVRLFEFDLWGNVRTPFKEGDRADHPLNLYAATKRANELMAHAYSHLYDLPTTGLRFFTVYGPWGRPDMALFTFTRKILSGEPIEVFNYGRHRRDFTYIEDIVEGVLKIHDHLPVADDGWYDLAAVGEPPAASSTAPWHIYNIGNQAPVELIHYIKVLEECLGRKAEVRLLPRQPGDALDTHADVTGLQQAVGYSPRTTVEVGVARFVEWYREYYKVPEHKVPEQEPLLDGQDALTMVSQPAVPQPVISQPMTGT encoded by the coding sequence GTGCCGAACGCAGCGAGTGGAGCACTTGGTGTACGCCTCTTCGAGTTCGATTTATGGGGGAACGTACGCACGCCATTCAAGGAAGGTGATCGCGCCGACCATCCTCTCAATTTATATGCGGCAACCAAGCGGGCCAATGAATTGATGGCGCATGCTTATAGCCATTTGTACGATCTTCCCACCACGGGGCTGCGATTCTTCACCGTCTATGGCCCTTGGGGGCGCCCTGACATGGCGCTATTCACTTTTACCAGGAAGATACTTTCCGGTGAGCCGATAGAAGTATTCAACTATGGCCGGCATCGCCGTGACTTTACTTACATCGAAGATATCGTTGAAGGCGTTCTGAAAATTCATGATCATCTGCCAGTGGCGGATGATGGCTGGTATGACCTGGCCGCCGTAGGCGAGCCCCCGGCGGCGAGCAGTACGGCGCCTTGGCATATCTATAACATTGGCAACCAGGCGCCCGTTGAGCTGATTCACTACATCAAGGTCTTGGAAGAGTGCTTGGGCAGGAAGGCGGAAGTTCGCCTGCTGCCGCGTCAGCCTGGCGATGCGCTGGATACCCATGCCGATGTCACAGGGCTACAGCAGGCCGTGGGCTACAGCCCTCGAACCACGGTGGAGGTGGGGGTGGCTCGCTTCGTCGAGTGGTATAGGGAGTACTACAAGGTACCGGAACACAAGGTACCGGAGCAGGAGCCTCTCCTGGACGGCCAGGATGCCCTGACCATGGTATCGCAGCCTGCGGTGCCACAGCCTGTGATATCGCAGCCTATGACAGGTACATGA
- a CDS encoding FAD-dependent oxidoreductase produces MLYFRRDASGRLLMGGRGPFHEPRGEPDFRHLQRAIGKLYPALKNVEIGYRWAGRVALTRDALPTCISPQRG; encoded by the coding sequence CTGCTCTACTTTCGGCGGGACGCCAGCGGCCGGTTGCTGATGGGAGGGCGCGGCCCGTTCCACGAGCCCCGGGGCGAGCCCGACTTCCGCCACCTGCAGCGGGCCATCGGCAAGCTCTACCCGGCTCTGAAGAATGTGGAGATCGGCTACCGTTGGGCGGGCCGGGTCGCCCTGACACGCGACGCCCTGCCCACGTGCATCAGCCCGCAGCGGGGCTGA